The proteins below come from a single Cricetulus griseus strain 17A/GY chromosome 6, alternate assembly CriGri-PICRH-1.0, whole genome shotgun sequence genomic window:
- the LOC100764507 gene encoding uncharacterized protein LOC100764507: MASSGHDVSTSFVILIPQETSARRRKWASAWLKERARARATSCWSWVWGEDRRERQNEDTQLELDAFAVFKADPGQVFWSAQAPTDHTAPAPPTAADDTMFLGVVPSPDADLTSMASPQSHDAGNSSNLMEETKTFSSTESLQQLSQQLNGLVSEVPQDWGPERR, encoded by the exons ATGGCCTCCTCTGGACATGATGTTAGTACTTCCTTTGTGATTCTCATTCCCCAAGAGACGTCTGCCAGACGAAGGAAATGGGCCTCTGCCTGGCTGAAGGAGAGGGCCCGAGCCAGGGCCACATCCTGCTGGAGTTGGGTATGGGGAGAGGAtcggagagagagacagaatgaagACACTCAACTCGAGCTGGATGCCTTTGCAGTCTTCAAAGCTGATCCTGGCCAGGTGTTCTGGTCAGCTCAG GCTCCCACTGACCACACTGCTCCTGCACCGCCAACTGCTGCTGATGACACTATGTTTCTTGGTGTTGTCCCTTCCCCTGATGCTGACCTCACTAGCATGGCATCGCCTCAG AGCCATGATGCTGGCAATAGCTCTAACCTCATGGAGGAGACCAA GACTTTCTCATCAACTGAGAGTCTGCAACAACTTTCTCAACAACTCAATGGTCTTGTGTCTGAGGTACCACAGGATTGGGGTCCAGAAAGAAGGTAG
- the Prrt1b gene encoding proline rich transmembrane protein 1B → MEAGPNANGGDSPAAPEDSPAAEDTRSPSQPALPQLPRRPQLLDEDTRPDEDQAAAAAEGSEPAPGDPEPTSTLAEAGPGLKATGGTVPPIGFVGEPPPYAPPDPKAVALLYPPFPQMPVLFQPAPGPTALYPPPPGPLFPPAAAAATGASFPFPAYGSPMAGGPAPMQVEHRPLPKDFMMESVLVTLFCCLLTGLIAIVYSHETRAALGRGDLAQAEEASRKARSLVLFSLLFGVFVSTSWVIYVVVALYFP, encoded by the exons ATGGAGGCAG GTCCCAACGCCAACGGGGGCGACAGCCCTGCAGCCCCGGAGGACTCTCCAGCAGCCGAGGACACACGCAGCCCCTCGCAGCCCGCACTCCCGCAGCTCCCGCGCCGCCCACAGCTGCTAGATGAAGATACGAGGCCTGATGAGGACCAGGCCGCAGCTGCCGCAGAGGGCAGCGAGCCGGCCCCGGGGGATCCAGAACCCACTTCCACGTTGGCTGAGGCGGGGCCCGGGCTCAAGGCTACCGGCGGCACCGTGCCGCCCATCGGCTTCGTGGGCGAGCCCCCACCCTATGCACCGCCCGACCCCAAGGCAGTGGCGCTGCTCTACCCGCCCTTCCCGCAGATGCCAGTACTGTTCCAGCCCGCGCCCGGGCCCACCGCACTCTATCCGCCACCGCCCGGCCCGCTCTTCCCACCAGCAGCCGCCGCTGCCACCGGagcctccttccccttccccgcG TACGGCAGCCCCATGGCCGGTGGGCCTGCCCCCATGCAGGTGGAACACAGGCCTCTGCCCAAGGACTTCATGATGGAGTCAGTGCTGGTGACCCTGTTCTGTTGCCTGCTCACAGGGCTTATTGCCATCGTCTACTCCCATGAG ACTCGAGCAGCCCTGGGCAGGGGTGACCTGGCACAGGCGGAGGAGGCTTCGAGGAAGGCCCGCTCACTCGTGCTCTTCAGTCTGCTCTTCGGGGTCTTCGTGTCTACCAGCTGGGTCATCTATGTGGTGGTGGCCCTCTACTTCCCCTGA